A region from the Campylobacter subantarcticus LMG 24377 genome encodes:
- the prfB gene encoding peptide chain release factor 2, which translates to MDNYEYSELLKKLKNKVGNIASIIKPEEIKARLKEIENLENSSSFWSDVKQAGVIGKEKTKISNLLKNYENAFNALNDASELFDLANSENDLDTIEALFEDANKLEDLIVNLEISMLLSGENDGKNAIVSIHPGAGGTESNDWASMLYRMYLRFCEREGFKVETLDFQEGEEAGLKDVSFLVKGENAYGYLKAENGIHRLVRTSPFDSAGRRHTSFSSVMVSPELDDDIEIEIEEKDIRIDYYRASGAGGQHVNKTESAVRITHMPSGIVVQCQNDRSQHKNKATAFKMLKSRLYELELMKQQDEANSSEKSEIGWGHQIRSYVLFPYQQVKDTRSNEAFSQVDNILDGDIKKIIEGVLIAQKAQD; encoded by the coding sequence ATGGATAATTACGAATACAGTGAACTTTTAAAAAAATTAAAAAACAAAGTTGGAAATATTGCTTCTATTATTAAGCCTGAAGAGATAAAAGCAAGGTTAAAAGAAATAGAAAATTTAGAAAACTCCTCTTCTTTTTGGAGTGATGTAAAGCAAGCAGGAGTTATAGGTAAAGAAAAAACTAAAATTTCAAATTTATTAAAAAACTACGAAAACGCTTTTAATGCTTTAAATGATGCTAGCGAGCTTTTTGATCTTGCTAATAGTGAAAATGACTTAGATACCATAGAAGCTTTATTTGAAGATGCAAATAAACTAGAAGATCTCATTGTAAATCTTGAAATTTCTATGCTTTTAAGTGGAGAAAATGATGGTAAAAATGCCATAGTTTCTATTCATCCTGGAGCAGGTGGGACTGAGAGTAATGACTGGGCTAGCATGCTTTATAGAATGTATTTGAGATTTTGCGAAAGAGAGGGTTTTAAAGTAGAAACACTTGACTTTCAAGAAGGTGAAGAAGCAGGGCTTAAAGATGTAAGCTTTTTAGTAAAAGGCGAAAATGCCTATGGTTATTTAAAAGCTGAAAATGGCATTCATCGTTTGGTAAGAACTTCTCCATTTGATAGTGCAGGGCGTCGCCATACGAGTTTTTCTAGTGTGATGGTTTCACCTGAACTTGATGATGATATAGAAATAGAAATTGAAGAAAAAGATATAAGGATTGATTATTATAGAGCAAGCGGGGCAGGTGGACAGCATGTTAATAAAACTGAATCAGCGGTGCGTATAACTCATATGCCAAGTGGTATAGTAGTGCAGTGCCAAAACGATAGAAGCCAACACAAAAACAAAGCCACAGCCTTTAAAATGCTAAAATCACGCCTTTATGAGCTTGAGCTTATGAAACAACAAGACGAGGCTAATTCAAGCGAAAAAAGTGAGATAGGTTGGGGTCATCAAATCCGCTCTTATGTGCTTTTTCCTTATCAGCAGGTTAAAGATACACGTTCTAATGAAGCATTTTCACAGGTTGATAATATCTTAGATGGAGATATTAAAAAGATTATAGAAGGTGTTTTGATAGCACAAAAAGCACAAGATTAA
- a CDS encoding alpha-2,3-sialyltransferase, producing MKKYNVVLLGESHFCFKDGIAQGLLNKNIEVLNLSLGGTPAMQNLYELVRNKKSLKNADLIITGSNTHDIAQYNTLELFTKSYQVINWFYKELFFLKKKIVCYISPTPQKWLNKDCVKLVNNLHKKLAVKYGFNIIDINQIHLNNFYGLIQRDEAHDFDFIMRELGKNIANNIHNFLYPKRADMKNDNPKFYFYSVDSMIDVDNNMFKIKSSWLCSERVYELNNIIKFDYSAVGLNILGFHFWNDKGEKKIIIQDFINHKIYERIFNHSFSYFFDMYDRKFLVTSNTEVKLESNKFFNLIGFLLASPEGNYHTEEIDFEALANENIEIPKEYDFNHLIPPIEWYKEIIDEYCSIMDPRKLAPLQTQITNLTNEKQSLINEKTNLQNQLSQFQNTINSLPIKKQQLEISNLEQDLINKKLQTKQLSKKLGVKMNDFMPKITMISPSSAKARIQNQLSYKLGQAMIVNSKSILGYIRMPFVLSYIYDRYKQEQKIYQEKIKKDPSLALPPLESYPDYKEALKEKECLTYKLGEALIQANKTWYGGGYIKLLFEIRKLKKMV from the coding sequence ATGAAAAAATATAATGTTGTTTTGCTTGGTGAAAGTCATTTTTGTTTCAAAGATGGTATAGCGCAAGGATTGTTAAATAAAAATATTGAAGTTTTAAATTTATCATTAGGTGGAACACCAGCTATGCAAAATTTATATGAGTTAGTAAGAAATAAAAAATCATTAAAAAATGCTGATTTAATTATTACTGGATCAAATACTCATGATATTGCACAATACAATACATTAGAACTTTTTACCAAATCGTATCAAGTTATTAATTGGTTTTATAAAGAATTATTCTTTTTAAAAAAGAAAATAGTGTGTTATATTTCTCCTACACCTCAGAAATGGCTTAACAAAGATTGTGTTAAACTAGTAAATAATCTACATAAAAAACTTGCAGTTAAATATGGCTTTAATATTATTGATATTAATCAAATTCATTTAAACAATTTTTATGGTTTGATTCAAAGAGATGAGGCTCATGATTTTGATTTTATTATGAGAGAATTGGGTAAAAATATTGCAAATAATATTCATAACTTTCTTTATCCTAAAAGAGCGGATATGAAAAATGACAATCCAAAATTTTATTTTTACTCCGTAGATAGTATGATAGATGTTGATAATAATATGTTTAAAATAAAAAGCAGTTGGTTATGTTCTGAGAGAGTTTATGAATTAAATAATATAATAAAATTTGATTATAGTGCTGTTGGATTAAATATTCTAGGTTTTCATTTTTGGAATGATAAAGGAGAAAAGAAAATAATTATACAAGATTTTATAAATCATAAAATATATGAAAGAATTTTTAACCATAGCTTTTCTTATTTTTTTGATATGTATGATAGAAAATTTTTAGTGACTAGTAACACAGAAGTTAAGTTAGAATCTAACAAGTTTTTTAATCTTATAGGGTTTCTTTTAGCTTCTCCTGAAGGTAATTATCATACAGAAGAAATTGATTTTGAAGCCCTAGCCAATGAAAACATAGAAATCCCAAAAGAATATGATTTCAATCATTTAATACCTCCAATAGAGTGGTATAAAGAAATAATAGATGAGTATTGTTCTATAATGGATCCAAGAAAACTAGCTCCTTTGCAAACTCAAATCACAAATTTAACTAACGAAAAGCAAAGTCTAATCAATGAAAAAACAAATTTACAAAATCAATTAAGTCAATTTCAAAATACTATAAATTCCCTACCCATAAAAAAACAACAACTTGAAATTTCTAATTTAGAACAAGATTTAATCAATAAAAAACTACAAACAAAACAATTATCAAAAAAACTCGGTGTTAAAATGAATGATTTTATGCCTAAAATAACTATGATTAGCCCAAGCTCAGCCAAAGCAAGAATTCAAAACCAACTTTCTTATAAACTAGGTCAAGCTATGATAGTTAATTCTAAATCTATACTAGGTTATATAAGAATGCCTTTTGTGCTATCATATATATATGATAGATATAAACAAGAACAAAAAATCTATCAAGAAAAAATAAAAAAAGATCCCTCATTAGCATTACCCCCATTAGAAAGCTATCCTGATTATAAAGAAGCTTTAAAAGAAAAAGAATGTTTAACTTATAAACTAGGAGAGGCTCTTATACAAGCTAATAAAACTTGGTATGGG
- a CDS encoding SDR family oxidoreductase: MQKIIIITGTRKGIGKELSEYYLKQNHIVCGCSRGKASIDHKNYRHFELDVCDEKAVVSMAKSIKKEFGKIDILINNAGIASMNHTLTTPFKSLDNIFKTNVYGSFLFIREVSKIMSQTYKKEQVAMPYRIVNFSTVAVALRLEGEAIYAASKAAICNLTQVCAKELGSFGITCNAIGPTPVPTDLIKNVPKDKIQDLLNKQAIKRFGNFQDVANVVDFFIHEKSDFITGQIVYLGGVNG; encoded by the coding sequence ATGCAAAAAATCATCATTATCACAGGAACTAGAAAAGGCATAGGTAAAGAATTAAGTGAATATTACTTAAAACAAAATCATATAGTTTGTGGTTGTTCAAGAGGCAAAGCAAGCATAGATCATAAAAATTACAGACATTTTGAATTAGATGTTTGTGATGAAAAAGCTGTAGTTTCTATGGCAAAAAGCATAAAAAAAGAATTTGGGAAAATCGATATTTTAATTAATAATGCGGGTATTGCCTCAATGAATCACACCCTAACAACCCCGTTTAAAAGTTTAGATAATATTTTTAAAACTAATGTCTATGGTAGTTTTTTGTTTATAAGAGAAGTTTCAAAGATCATGAGTCAAACTTATAAAAAAGAGCAAGTTGCTATGCCTTATAGGATTGTGAATTTTTCTACTGTTGCAGTTGCTTTAAGGTTGGAAGGAGAAGCTATATATGCTGCTTCAAAAGCAGCGATTTGTAATTTAACTCAAGTTTGTGCTAAAGAATTAGGTTCATTTGGCATTACTTGCAATGCTATAGGGCCTACTCCTGTACCAACTGATTTAATTAAAAATGTCCCAAAAGATAAAATACAAGATTTGCTTAATAAGCAAGCTATAAAACGATTTGGTAATTTTCAAGATGTTGCCAATGTGGTTGATTTTTTTATTCATGAAAAAAGTGATTTTATAACAGGTCAAATTGTGTATTTAGGTGGGGTAAATGGCTGA
- the rimO gene encoding 30S ribosomal protein S12 methylthiotransferase RimO: MPKLFLMSLGCNKNLVDSEIMLGRLSDYEICDEPSIADVLIVNTCGFIDSAKKESINAILDLHEQRKKDSLLVVTGCLMQRYREELMKELPEVDLFTGVGDYEKIDEMILKKTNLFSNSTYLQDKNTNRVITGSNYHAFIKIAEGCNQKCSFCAIPSFKGKLKSRSLESIINEVKELVKKGYKDFSFIAQDTSSYLFDQGQKDGLLKLIEAVENIQGVKSARILYLYPTSISKEVIEKIIQSKVFVNYFDMPLQHISDNMLKIMKRGANKAKLIELLNLMKQAPNSFLRTGFIVGHPGESDEDFEELCTFIKEFGFDRISVFAYSKEEDTAAFDMEQIPNKIINARLKTIEKIVDECIEKSFNQQVGKKTLAFCEGQSSEGEFFIGAKDLRWDRNIDGEILINESDCGNLEMGELYECEITQSLDKKLIAKALRKLDD; encoded by the coding sequence ATGCCAAAACTTTTTTTAATGTCTTTAGGTTGTAATAAAAATTTAGTTGATAGTGAAATCATGCTTGGAAGATTGAGTGATTATGAAATTTGTGATGAGCCAAGTATAGCCGATGTTTTGATTGTTAACACTTGTGGCTTTATCGATAGTGCAAAAAAAGAAAGTATAAATGCGATTTTAGACCTACACGAGCAAAGAAAAAAAGACTCATTGCTAGTTGTAACAGGCTGCTTAATGCAACGCTACCGCGAAGAATTGATGAAAGAACTTCCTGAAGTTGATCTTTTTACCGGTGTGGGAGATTATGAAAAAATTGATGAGATGATACTTAAAAAAACTAATCTTTTTTCTAATTCTACTTACTTACAAGATAAAAATACTAATCGCGTGATCACAGGCTCTAACTATCACGCCTTTATCAAAATAGCTGAAGGCTGTAATCAAAAATGTTCATTTTGTGCTATACCAAGCTTTAAAGGAAAACTCAAGTCAAGAAGCTTAGAAAGCATTATAAATGAAGTAAAAGAACTTGTTAAAAAAGGCTATAAAGACTTTTCTTTTATCGCTCAAGATACAAGTTCATATTTGTTTGATCAAGGTCAAAAAGATGGACTTTTAAAACTCATTGAAGCCGTAGAAAATATCCAAGGTGTAAAATCTGCTAGAATTTTATACCTATATCCAACAAGTATTAGCAAAGAAGTGATAGAAAAGATCATCCAATCAAAAGTTTTTGTAAATTATTTTGACATGCCTTTGCAACACATTAGCGACAATATGCTTAAAATCATGAAGCGTGGAGCCAATAAAGCTAAATTAATCGAACTTTTAAATTTAATGAAGCAAGCACCAAATTCTTTTTTGCGTACAGGTTTTATCGTGGGTCACCCCGGAGAAAGCGATGAGGACTTTGAAGAATTATGCACCTTTATCAAAGAATTTGGTTTTGATAGAATTAGTGTTTTTGCATATTCTAAAGAAGAAGATACTGCAGCTTTTGACATGGAGCAAATTCCAAATAAAATCATCAATGCAAGGTTAAAAACTATAGAAAAAATCGTTGATGAGTGCATAGAAAAAAGCTTCAACCAACAAGTTGGCAAAAAAACTTTAGCATTTTGTGAAGGTCAAAGCTCTGAAGGAGAATTTTTCATCGGTGCAAAAGACTTGCGTTGGGATAGAAATATAGATGGAGAAATTCTCATTAATGAAAGTGATTGTGGAAATTTAGAAATGGGCGAGCTTTATGAGTGTGAAATCACGCAGAGCTTAGACAAAAAACTCATTGCAAAAGCCTTAAGAAAGCTTGATGATTGA
- a CDS encoding phosphomannomutase/phosphoglucomutase: MLDLIFREYDIRGLYPSELNEKSVKAIGHALGLEMRARGCEKVSVGYDARYSANELFNYLISGLNKANMQVFNIGLAPTPMGYFSLFFDEIFDANIMITGSHNPKEYNGFKITINKESFFGADLKKLSLKVQEYLELEINDDLRYENYDIKSLYIDFLVKHFSHLKDYKEKIIIDCANGATGVIIKPLVEKLNLNAQILFENPDGTFPNHAPDPTELENLHALQVALNEDENAKMGFAFDGDGDRLVVASKDYVFKGDELCYLFAKNIENPRVLGEVKCSKNLFDEVAKFGFIMMGKTGHSNIKKMMKEQNIDIAAELSGHIFFKDRYFGYDDGIYAFLRTLELLANEYDLEKLIKKLPKLYASEEIRLKVSEENKFQIIEKFKEKVKANAFENVLDCNEIDGVRITFKEGWALLRASNTSPYLIMRAEATSVEFKDFLEARVKELFETITKELV, from the coding sequence ATGTTGGATTTGATTTTTAGAGAGTATGATATAAGAGGACTTTACCCGAGTGAACTTAATGAAAAAAGTGTAAAAGCTATAGGTCATGCTTTGGGATTGGAAATGAGAGCAAGAGGTTGTGAGAAAGTTAGCGTAGGTTATGATGCAAGATATAGTGCTAATGAACTTTTTAACTATTTAATCAGTGGTTTAAATAAAGCTAATATGCAAGTGTTTAATATAGGCTTAGCACCAACTCCTATGGGATATTTTAGCTTGTTTTTCGATGAGATTTTTGACGCAAATATCATGATAACAGGCTCACATAATCCAAAGGAGTATAATGGGTTTAAAATCACAATCAACAAAGAAAGTTTTTTTGGTGCTGACTTAAAGAAGCTTTCTTTAAAAGTGCAAGAGTATTTAGAGCTTGAAATAAATGATGACTTAAGATATGAAAACTATGATATTAAAAGTTTATATATAGATTTTTTAGTGAAGCATTTTTCACATCTTAAAGATTATAAAGAAAAAATCATCATTGATTGTGCAAATGGGGCTACTGGAGTGATTATAAAACCTTTGGTAGAAAAATTAAACCTTAATGCACAAATTTTATTTGAAAATCCTGATGGAACCTTTCCAAATCATGCACCTGATCCAACAGAGCTTGAAAATTTACATGCATTGCAAGTTGCGTTAAATGAAGATGAAAACGCAAAAATGGGTTTTGCTTTTGATGGAGATGGAGACCGTTTGGTGGTGGCAAGTAAAGACTATGTATTTAAAGGCGATGAGCTTTGTTATTTGTTTGCTAAAAATATTGAAAATCCTAGAGTTTTAGGTGAGGTAAAATGTTCTAAAAATCTTTTTGATGAGGTGGCGAAATTTGGTTTTATTATGATGGGTAAAACCGGACATTCGAATATTAAAAAAATGATGAAAGAGCAAAATATCGACATTGCAGCAGAGCTTAGTGGCCATATTTTCTTTAAAGATAGATATTTTGGTTATGATGATGGAATTTACGCATTTTTAAGAACTTTAGAGCTTTTGGCGAATGAGTATGATCTAGAAAAACTCATTAAAAAGCTACCAAAACTGTATGCAAGTGAAGAGATCAGGCTTAAAGTAAGCGAAGAAAACAAATTTCAAATTATAGAAAAATTTAAAGAAAAAGTAAAAGCTAATGCTTTTGAAAATGTGCTTGATTGTAATGAAATTGACGGAGTTAGAATCACCTTTAAAGAAGGCTGGGCGCTTTTGCGTGCTTCTAATACTAGCCCGTATCTTATCATGCGTGCTGAAGCTACAAGTGTTGAATTTAAAGACTTTTTAGAAGCAAGAGTAAAAGAACTTTTTGAAACTATCACAAAAGAGCTTGTATAA
- a CDS encoding ANL family adenylate-forming protein gives MAEFKNAFLNKIFNTNQEQYALIYEAQKYTYNDLYNNVINKISMLADLKNIDIVGIVGDYDFESISLFLACIELNKIIVPFINESEIDNKLAEINCDILFKNSQYELQKEHHNNHELIQKLIDTNKPGLILFSSGSTGKPKAMIHDLDKILNVYLNKKTKKLNILLFLMFDHIGGLNTLFNCLSMNACAIAIKERKNIEALAQAIEKYQISLLPASPSLLSLMLVANVVEKYNLNSLKVISYGTERMSETLLAKLKQTFPKVKFHQTFGTSEVGIAQTKSFGNYIKLENIAYKIINNELFLKSSMQSLGYLNADNSVFTDDGYFATGDLVEVINENGEEYIKIIGRNKEIINVGGEKVLPQEVESVLIQLPFIQDCLVYGQNNPLTGQSVCAKIILEENEIFTALEAKKNIRIFCKDKLASYKIPTKVEIVQKLEISERFKKIRI, from the coding sequence ATGGCTGAATTTAAAAATGCTTTTTTGAATAAAATTTTCAACACTAATCAAGAACAATATGCTTTAATTTATGAAGCACAAAAATACACCTACAATGATTTATACAATAATGTAATTAATAAAATCAGCATGTTAGCAGATCTTAAAAACATAGATATTGTAGGTATTGTGGGTGATTATGATTTTGAAAGCATTAGTCTATTTTTAGCGTGTATTGAGCTAAATAAAATAATCGTTCCATTTATCAATGAAAGTGAGATTGACAATAAACTTGCTGAAATTAATTGTGATATTTTATTTAAAAACAGCCAATATGAGTTACAGAAAGAACATCACAATAATCATGAATTAATCCAAAAACTCATAGATACTAATAAACCTGGATTAATTTTATTTTCTAGTGGTAGCACTGGTAAACCTAAGGCTATGATACATGATCTTGATAAAATTTTAAATGTTTATCTCAATAAAAAAACAAAAAAACTTAATATATTATTGTTTTTAATGTTTGATCATATAGGTGGTTTGAATACTTTATTTAACTGCCTTAGTATGAATGCTTGTGCAATTGCTATAAAGGAAAGAAAAAATATCGAAGCTCTAGCCCAAGCCATAGAAAAATATCAAATTTCACTTTTGCCTGCTTCACCTTCTTTGCTTAGTTTAATGTTGGTAGCAAATGTGGTTGAAAAATACAACTTAAATTCTTTAAAGGTTATTAGCTATGGCACAGAAAGGATGTCAGAAACTTTGCTAGCGAAATTAAAACAAACTTTTCCAAAAGTTAAATTCCACCAAACCTTTGGTACAAGTGAGGTGGGTATTGCTCAGACAAAAAGTTTTGGAAACTATATTAAGTTAGAAAATATAGCATATAAAATTATTAATAACGAACTTTTTTTAAAAAGCAGTATGCAAAGTTTGGGCTATCTAAATGCAGATAATTCTGTTTTTACAGATGATGGGTATTTTGCTACTGGTGATTTAGTTGAAGTCATCAATGAAAATGGTGAAGAATATATTAAAATTATCGGAAGAAACAAAGAAATCATCAATGTTGGCGGGGAAAAAGTTTTACCTCAAGAGGTAGAAAGTGTGTTAATACAACTGCCTTTTATACAAGATTGTTTAGTTTATGGACAAAATAACCCTCTAACAGGTCAAAGTGTTTGCGCAAAAATTATATTAGAAGAAAATGAAATCTTTACTGCACTAGAAGCTAAAAAAAATATAAGAATATTTTGTAAAGATAAATTAGCTAGTTATAAAATACCAACTAAAGTAGAAATTGTTCAAAAACTAGAAATTAGCGAGAGATTTAAAAAAATAAGGATATAA
- the tilS gene encoding tRNA lysidine(34) synthetase TilS encodes MMIDNKYLNHLKQGKNLLAFSHGSDSSALFFMLLEKNIDFDLAFINYKTRKNSDKEEQSAKELAKRFHKKIYIKTAPKITKNFEAHARALRYEFFEELCQSHCYDNLLLAHHLNDKLEWFLMQFSKGAGFRELLGFKDIEKRKHFTIIRPLLQTPKEEISNYLKESNISYFHDESNDDERYFRNFIRKNFANEFLKLYPNGVKKSFTYLEKDLKEEDIYEFKNIYITHKDESLIAKCFKKLGVLLSAKQRQEALKGDGVISHKIGIVYMQEKVLIFPFVSCEKIPKDLKEIYRKAKIPKLLRAYLYIKNIDTKELIQALL; translated from the coding sequence TTGATGATTGATAACAAATACTTAAATCATTTAAAGCAGGGGAAAAATCTTTTAGCATTTTCTCACGGGAGTGATTCTAGTGCTTTGTTTTTCATGCTTTTAGAAAAAAACATAGATTTTGATCTTGCTTTTATAAACTATAAAACTCGTAAAAATAGTGATAAAGAAGAGCAAAGTGCTAAGGAACTAGCCAAGCGTTTTCATAAAAAAATTTATATCAAAACCGCACCCAAAATAACTAAAAATTTCGAAGCACATGCAAGAGCTTTGCGTTATGAGTTTTTTGAAGAACTTTGTCAAAGCCATTGCTATGACAATCTTTTACTAGCTCATCATTTAAATGATAAACTAGAATGGTTCTTAATGCAATTTTCCAAAGGCGCAGGGTTTAGAGAATTACTTGGTTTTAAAGATATTGAAAAAAGAAAACATTTTACCATTATAAGACCCTTGCTTCAAACCCCAAAAGAAGAAATTTCAAACTATCTAAAAGAAAGTAATATCAGCTATTTTCATGATGAGAGTAATGATGATGAAAGATATTTTAGAAATTTTATACGCAAAAATTTTGCAAATGAGTTTTTAAAGCTTTATCCAAATGGGGTCAAAAAAAGTTTTACCTACCTTGAAAAAGATTTAAAAGAAGAAGATATTTACGAATTTAAAAATATCTACATTACCCATAAAGATGAAAGCTTAATCGCAAAATGCTTTAAGAAACTCGGAGTGCTTTTAAGTGCTAAACAAAGGCAAGAAGCATTAAAAGGTGATGGGGTAATTTCACATAAAATAGGCATTGTTTATATGCAAGAAAAAGTTTTGATTTTTCCTTTTGTAAGTTGTGAAAAAATACCAAAAGACTTGAAAGAAATTTATAGAAAAGCAAAAATTCCTAAACTCTTAAGAGCATATTTATATATAAAAAACATTGACACAAAAGAGCTTATACAAGCTCTTTTGTGA
- a CDS encoding universal stress protein produces the protein MEKILVCVDVLEPCRESLYYGVYLAKKLDLPLMFLYTIEPNFTNAELACSFGIGASGCVIEDLVEEQSQKNENLCKKGQRILEEFCAYAKEQGVKECFSVQRDGDLEEVLKEYNDQIRLAIAGLKGGGKKNKIGIHTEELVRALNVPILLVNSAFKEIKSVMMAYDGSNLAKKAIEQAIKRPIFKEAKRYVVNVSKDEKASCELLAQVSQIFKEANLNVQTQHLNGEITQALFDFGEQNDIDLLIMGAYSHHWLKSILFGSLTNDILTKAKKPLLLIR, from the coding sequence ATGGAAAAAATTCTAGTCTGCGTGGATGTTTTAGAGCCTTGTAGGGAAAGTTTGTATTATGGGGTGTATTTAGCTAAAAAGTTAGATTTACCTTTAATGTTTTTATATACCATAGAACCAAATTTTACTAATGCGGAATTAGCTTGTAGTTTTGGCATAGGTGCTAGTGGGTGCGTGATTGAAGATTTGGTAGAAGAGCAAAGCCAAAAGAATGAAAATCTTTGCAAAAAAGGGCAAAGAATTTTAGAAGAATTTTGTGCTTATGCAAAAGAACAAGGTGTAAAAGAATGCTTTAGTGTGCAAAGAGATGGAGACTTAGAAGAAGTTTTAAAAGAATACAATGATCAAATAAGGCTAGCTATAGCAGGTTTAAAAGGCGGAGGTAAGAAAAATAAAATAGGTATTCATACAGAAGAATTAGTAAGAGCTTTAAATGTGCCTATTTTGCTTGTAAATTCTGCTTTTAAAGAGATTAAAAGCGTGATGATGGCTTATGATGGGAGTAATTTGGCTAAAAAGGCCATAGAGCAAGCCATTAAAAGACCTATTTTTAAAGAAGCAAAGCGTTATGTAGTAAATGTTTCTAAAGATGAAAAAGCTTCTTGTGAGTTATTAGCTCAAGTAAGTCAAATTTTTAAAGAAGCAAATTTAAATGTGCAAACTCAGCATTTAAATGGAGAGATTACTCAGGCTTTGTTTGATTTTGGTGAGCAAAATGATATAGATTTGTTGATTATGGGGGCTTATTCACATCACTGGTTAAAAAGTATTTTATTTGGTAGTTTGACAAATGATATTTTAACTAAGGCTAAAAAACCTTTATTACTGATTCGCTAA
- a CDS encoding ion channel, producing MQFQTPIRGIHNFWSLDDELKPQIQNRIKGLVDCYYFSGVTMLTIGFGDVTPVSFY from the coding sequence GTGCAATTTCAAACCCCTATAAGAGGAATTCATAATTTTTGGTCTTTGGACGATGAGTTAAAACCTCAAATTCAAAATAGAATAAAAGGTTTGGTTGATTGTTATTATTTTAGCGGAGTTACTATGCTTACCATAGGATTTGGCGATGTAACGCCTGTTAGTTTTTATTAA